A single genomic interval of Juglans regia cultivar Chandler chromosome 1, Walnut 2.0, whole genome shotgun sequence harbors:
- the LOC109012641 gene encoding fruit protein pKIWI501-like — protein MATVEVISAKTALPEDTTEESLKAHETTVKEEVVTAPPASESTPEEPKGEKETVAVPEEAEAVTEAAVAPGPEAPAEVETKEVAEETKVVTEETIVEKTEEDAPKETPEPVVEETKEATDSGEVPVPEPKPSPEVEVPKEEVVAEVPKEEVVAEVPKEEVVKEDEKPEEAEKKVETEAAVEKAE, from the exons ATGGCCACTGTTGAG GTTATATCAGCTAAGACAGCCCTCCCAGAGGACACAACCGAGGAATCACTCAAAGCTCATGAGACTACTGTCAAAGAAGAGGTAGTGACTGCACCACCTGCATCGGAGTCCACCCCAGAGGAGCCAAAGGGAGAAAAAGAGACCGTGGCTGTGCCCGAGGAAGCCGAGGCTGTAACTGAGGCAGCCGTGGCTCCAGGACCTGAAGCCCCAGCCGAAGTTGAGACTAAGGAGGTGGCTGAAGAGACCAAGGTTGTGACTGAGGAAACAATAGTTGAGAAGACCGAGGAGGATGCCCCTAAGGAAACACCAGAGCCGGTTGTCGAGGAGACCAAAGAAGCTACTGACTCTGGTGAGGTTCCAGTACCAGAACCAAAGCCATCACCTGAAGTGGAAGTCCCAAAGGAAGAGGTTGTTGCAGAAGTTCCAAAAGAGGAGGTTGTAGCAGAAGTTCCGAAAGAGGAGGTTGTTAAGGAGGACGAGAAGCCAGAAGAAGCTGAGAAGAAAGTTGAGACAGAAGCCGCTGTGGAGAAGGCCGAGTAA